Proteins from one Podospora pseudoanserina strain CBS 124.78 chromosome 1, whole genome shotgun sequence genomic window:
- the FAP1 gene encoding FKBP12-associated protein (EggNog:ENOG503NUMP; BUSCO:EOG09261727; COG:K), with product MAEVVPQPPGSSSRGGGSGGRVRRGRGWRGRHRGGRGGSNANAPGSGNGNVEGSQATTATTQPLPPPTAVPTPVPQQPAGVASQPIVSDASSSHQEGQPGRGRGDRGRGGRGRGRGRGGAAQRSIVTSHRGGRGPPVSAPRQTDSSSSQSQSQIRHGFNLGAVEFVPGQPVSVTTKTRGPGEIIPPRSAPAPKPVMEKSTAEDLPTRIHEDIDNGQYECVICTSEVVRSSRVWSCLICWTVTHLHCVKKWHKNQMKQKEENQSPNQPDGWRCPGCNSNLLEDPASYHCWCGKEFDIKAIPGLPPHTCGQTCSKPRATCPHPCSLMCHAGPCPPCTLMGPAQTCFCGKNTVTKRCSETDYTNGWSCQEVCGDFLPCGEHTCSQPCHPGLCGACDVPMPSTCYCGKERKEIPCNQRDDILESFNYGQLDDEEEWFEGSFQCSKVCGRKFDCGHHTCQKPCHPQDEETSHCPLSPDMVLSCPCGKTPLASLPAEPRTSCQDPVPRCDKPCDKILACGHHCPDKCHTGACAPCFQSMDISCRCGRVTSRSACHLGCVEPPQCFRVCKAQLNCGRHECGERCCSGEKKAAERRKQKRAVNENYEPEHICLQVCGRLLKCSKHTCQQLCHRGSCNACPEAIFDEISCSCGRTVLHPPQPCGTRPPECRFDCRRARPCGHPAVSHQCHPDDVACPKCAFLVERPCICGKKILKNQPCWFEDARCGLPCGKKLKCGAHECRKSCHKPGECEDAEVVGSHCTQLCGRARKSCDHTCVDECHAPFPCNEDKPCQSMTFTTCPCQRQKKQIRCGATRFNSGPDKHITLKCDDDCLRLERNQRLADALNIDPNHTDDHVPYADKTLKMFRENIAWAQSQERELRMFAADPELKRMRFKPMANHQRAFLHSLAEDYGLDSESQDPEPHRHVCLFKTPRFVSAPKKTLAQSLRLVKTAAATAAAAAAAKPATPANSQPSPQAFNALLLTTPRFGLTVEEVDRALASDIAAAARSGPALSFTTSFLPSEDIVIKAIPNFTTAAIATSMAPTPQAVQSVLKNLKSAVARTISKAGLANGVVLCHADSSLNVVRREGDQAAGADGWSAVASKGTWRRAPSGKVAPPPVASSSRAGGGFFALRKLELRKKKVEEEKAEVEEDWEAAAEKLEGRSSDKENEVVKTSSEDELQGHHDSEQEQSSLVATDA from the exons ATGGCCGAAGTAGTTCCACAACCCCCGGGAAGCTCGagccgtggaggaggatcagGAGGTAGAGTCCGGCGAGGGCGtggctggagaggaaggcatAGAGGTGGTCGTGGAGGGTCCAATGCCAACGCACCCGGAAGTGGAAATGGAAATGTGGAAGGGAGCCAGGCGACTACGGCAACAACTCAaccattaccaccaccaactgcAGTACCTACACCAGTACCGCAGCAACCAGCAGGTGTAGCATCTCAACCAATCGTTTCAGATGCTTCAAGTTCGCATCAAGAGGGCCAACCAggcagagggcgaggagataGGGGCAGGGGAGGTCGGGGCAGAGGCCGTGGTCGCGGAGGCGCGGCTCAAAGATCAATAGTAACCTCCCATCGTGGAGGTCGAGGACCGCCGGTTTCAGCACCTCGACAAACGgactcttcatcatctcagTCACAGTCACAGATACGACATGGGTTCAACCTTGGTGCTGTCGAGTTTGTCCCTGGTCAACCAGTCTCCGTCACTACCAAAACACGGGGTCCTGGAGAAATCATACCACCCAGATCTGCCCCTGCTCCTAAACCGGTCATGGAAAAATCCACAGCAGAGGACCTTCCCACACGTATTCACGAGGACATCGACAATGGGCAGTACGAATGCGTCATCTGCACCAGCGAGGTTGTCCGATCTTCCCGAGTTTGGTCTTGCTTGATCTGCTGGACGGTTACCCACCTTCACTGTGTCAAGAAGTGGCACAAAAACCAAATGAAACAGAAGGAGGAAAACCAAAGCCCTAACCAACCCGACGGTTGGCGCTGTCCAGGGTGCAACTCCAATCTGTTGGAAGACCCAGCATCATATCACTGTTGGTGTGGGAAAGAGTTTGACATAAAAGCAATTCCTGGCTTGCCTCCTCACACATGCGGACAGACCTGCTCCAAGCCTAGAGCTACATGTCCACATCCTTGCTCCCTGATGTGTCATGCCGGACCATGTCCGCCATGTACACTCATGGGCCCAGCACAGACCTGCTTCTGCGGCAAGAACACTGTTACCAAACGGTGTAGTGAGACTGACTACACGAATGGATGGAGCTGCCAAGAGGTGTGCGGTGATTTCCTTCCATGTGGGGAGCATACCTGCTCCCAGCCTTGCCATCCAGGCTTATGTGGCGCTTGCGACGTTCCCATGCCATCAACGTGCTATTGCGGCAAGGAGCGGAAAGAGATACCTTGCAACCAGAGAGACGACATTTTGGAATCGTTCAACTATGGCCAGCtcgatgacgaagaagagtggTTTGAGGGATCATTCCAATGCTCAAAAGTCTGCGGCAGAAAGTTTGACTGTGGACATCACACTTGTCAAAAGCCCTGCCACCCGCAAGATGAAGAGACATCTCATTGCCCCCTTTCGCCCGACATGGTGTTGAGCTGCCCCTGTGGAAAGACACCGCTTGCTTCCTTACCAGCCGAACCCAGGACGTCGTGTCAAGACCCCGTCCCGCGATGCGACAAGCCATGCGATAAGATCCTGGCTTGCGGTCATCATTGCCCGGATAAGTGCCATACTGGTGCATGCGCCCCTTGCTTCCAGAGTATGGACATCTCCTGCCGTTGCGGCAGGGTCACCAGCCGTTCAGCGTGCCATCTAGGCTGTGTTGAACCACCACAATGCTTCCGGGTGTGCAAAGCGCAGCTCAACTGTGGAAGACATGAGTGTGGAGAGCGCTGCTGCTcgggagagaagaaggcagcGGAAAGGCGGAAACAGAAGCGGGCTGTCAACGAGAATTACGAGCCCGAACATATCTGCCTACAGGTTTGTGGCCGGCTGCTGAAATGTAGTAAGCACACATGCCAGCAGCTATGTCACAGGGGGTCTTGCAATGCTTGCCCGGAGGCTATCTTTGACGAGATCAGCTGCTCTTGCGGGCGAACTGTATTGCACCCTCCGCAACCATGCGGAACCAGACCGCCAGAGTGCCGATTTGACTGTCGCAGAGCGAGGCCATGCGGACATCCTGCAGTGTCCCATCAGTGTCATCCAGACGATGTGGCTTGCCCCAAGTGCGCCTTTCTGGTGGAAAGGCCTTGTATCTGTGGCAAGAAGATTCTCAAAAATCAGCCTTGTTGGTTTGAGGATGCTAGGTGCGGACTGCCTTGTGGGAAGAAGCTGAAATGCGGAGCCCACGAGTGCAGGAAGTCGTGCCATAAGCCCGGGGAATGTGAGGATGCTGAGGTAGTTGGTTCTCATTGCACGCAGTTATGCGGAAGGGCGAGAAAGTCTTGTGATCACACCTGCGTGGACGAGTGCCATGCCCCTTTTC CTTGCAACGAGGACAAGCCGTGTCAATCCATGACATTCACCACCTGCCCTTGCCAGCGGCAAAAGAAACAAATTCGGTGCGGTGCAACTCGCTTCAACTCGGGGCCAGATAAACACATCACTTTAAAGTGTGATGACGACTGTCTTCGACTGGAGCGGAATCAGCGGCTTGCCGACGCGCTCAATATCGACCCTAATCACACCGACGATCATGTGCCGTATGCCGACAAGACCTTGAAGATGTTCCGCGAGAATATTGCCTGGGCTCAATCACAAGAACGGGAACTTCGCATGTTTGCTGCAGACCCAGAGTTGAAGCGGATGCGTTTCAAGCCTATGGCCAACCACCAGCGTGCCTTTTTGCACTCACTAGCTGAGGACTATGGTCTTGATTCCGAGTCTCAAGATCCTGAGCCTCACCGTCATGTTTGCCTTTTCAAGACACCACGGTTTGTGTCTGCTCCCAAAAAGACCCTGGCTCAGAGTCTTCGCCTAGTTAAGACCGCTGCCGccactgccgctgctgctgctgctgccaaacCAGCCACTCCCGCCAATAGCCAACCCTCACCGCAGGCATTCAATGCCCTCTTACTCACCACACCTCGGTTTGGACTTACagtcgaggaggtcgatCGAGCCCTGGCCTCAGACATTGCGGCCGCGGCACGTTCTGGTCCGGCACTCAGCTTCACgaccagcttcctcccctcGGAAGACATTGTGATCAAGGCCATCCCTAATTTCACGACCGCAGCTATTGCAACATCCatggcaccaacaccacaggCAGTTCAGTCAGTTCTGAAGAATCTCAAGTCTGCTGTGGCAAGAACTATCTCAAAGGCAGGGTTGGCAAATGGGGTGGTACTGTGCCACGCAGACAGTTCGCTCAATGTTGTtagaagagaaggagatcaggctgctggtgctgatggatGGAGTGCTGTTGCTAGCAAGGGGACATGGCGGCGAGCTCCTAGTGGGAAGgtcgctcctcctcctgtggcgagcagcagcagagctGGAGGTGGCTTCTTTGCgttgaggaagctggagctgaggaagaagaaggttgaggaggaaaaggcggaagttgaggaggattgggAAGCGGCAGCAGAGAAGTTGGAGGGTAGAAGCAGCGATAAAGAGAatgaggttgtcaagacgagcagcgaggatgagctgCAGGGGCATCATGATTCTGAGCAGGAGCAGAGTTCTCTGGTTGCCACTGATGCTTAA
- the bem46 gene encoding bem46 protein, variant (MEROPS:MER0017242; COG:S; EggNog:ENOG503NUS2), with translation MSSSPHESSSSAGNPLVQQTLSLMSTAAGYMRLPAIATSGLAALLTALLYFKQKALIYPASIPANARTDVPRPSQYHFSDYEELIIPTNDGEKLSAFYIRGPRRNNPNSDVTVLMFHGNAGNIGHRLPIARMLIAATGCNVFMLEYRGYGISTGTPDESGLNMDAQTALDYLRDRAETRNHKIVVYGQSLGGAVGIKLVAKNQSQGGKGGDIVGLVLENTFLSMRKLIPSIMPPAKYLAYLCHQVWGSDGLIGGIKVPTLFLSGLQDEIVPPIHMKKLYDLSNAPVKIWKPLPGGDHNSSVIEEGYFEAIAEFINRVVRERREQDEKDGL, from the exons ATGTCCTCGTCTCCTCACGAGTCGTCATCGTCTGCAGGCAATCCTCTCGTGCAGCAGACACTCTCGTTGATGAGCACCGCAGCGGGCTACATGCGCCTGCCAGCCATCGCGACTTCT GGGCTTGCAGCCTTGCTGACAGCTCTCCTGTACTTCAAGCAAAA AGCACTAATCTACCCGGCCTCCATCCCCGCCAACGCCCGCACTGACGTCCCCCGGCCGAGCCAATACCACTTCAGCGACTACGAAgagctcatcatccccaccaacGATGGCGAGAAGCTCTCGGCCTTTTACATCCGGGGCCCTCGGCgaaacaaccccaactcgGACGTGACCGTGCTTATGTTCCACGGCAACGCAGGTAACATTGGTCATCGTCTCCCCATCGCCCGTATGCTCATCGCCGCCACGGGGTGCAACGTCTTTATGCTTGAATACCGCGGATATGGCATCTCCACTGGTACGCCTGATGAATCAGGGTTGAACATGGATGCCCAGACGGCATTGGATTACCTGAGGGATAGGGCCGAGACGAGAAACCACAAGATTGTGGTGTATGGTCAGAGTTTGGGGGGTGCGGTGGGGATCAAGCTGGTGGCTAAGAACCAGTCCCAGggcgggaagggaggggatattgtggggttggtgctggaAAATACCTTTTTGAGCATGAGGAAGCTGATCCCGAGTATTATGCCGCCGGCCAAGTATTTGGCGTATTTGTGCCATCAGGTGTGGGGAAGCGATGGGTTGATTGGGGGGATCAAGGTGCCGACGCTGTTTTTGAGTGGGTTGCAGGATGAGATTGTTCC TCCAATCCATATGAAGAAGCTCTATGACTTGAGCAACGCCCCGGTCAAGATTTGGAAGCCGCTGCCTGGGGGAGATCACAACTCGAGTGTGATTGAAGAAGGGTATTTCGAGGCCATTGCCGAGTTTATCAACAGGGTTGtgagggaaaggagggagCAGGACGAGAAGGATGGGCTTTGA
- a CDS encoding hypothetical protein (EggNog:ENOG503NZ0V; COG:D), translated as MVSFSCEACGDIFTKKKLDPHRNRCRGATFTCIDCMVHFPGTEYRWHTSCMSEEQKYQGALYKEKKPKQQQHQQRVPPLAPPPPPAAMAQPAYVESVAEEDNWKNYEQRSDDDSRSINLPEAPTPPSAVDMGGNVNVFDFMVDNPTPTASNVSLPLPVPTQVPANEEMSLVRFDPEANGGDNFEDHALIHEENGAVALNQFQTPAPKQPRRKTKDSESSVKKDKKRKRLHIETDQVMIDAPPVMHSGLTGGLKGLMSRSSVFPPSPDYSGDNIATPASPLKKTKSSKHHHKSLARTTTESLSNGLMAMIAGPSKTKSSKKKAKTSSSSKDSKKKSSSSSSPKRLEGGKEPKLLEYRPGSKDSKEGDVASGQMVIYKPAADHFLSLVTKGPESEKGCSVNKALKRYHRERSNSGVSLSKLMEEKELFKTLRMKRNDRGEIVLFTI; from the exons ATGGTTTCCTTTTCGTGCGAG GCCTGTGGAGACATCTTCACCAAGAAGAAACTTGACCCGCACCGCAACCGCTGTCGAGGTGCTACCTTTACCTGCATCGACTGTATGGTACATTTTCCTGGCACAGAATATCGCTGGCACACG AGTTGTATGAGTGAGGAACAAAAGTATCAGGGTGCCCTCTATaaagagaagaagccaaagcagcagcaacaccagcagcgCGTTCCCCCTCTcgcaccacctcctccacctgccgCCATGGCTCAACCAGCATATGTCGAATCAgtcgccgaggaggacaaCTGGAAGAATTACGAGCAACGCAGTGACGATGATAGCCGTTCCATCAACCTTCCGGAAGCGCCTACCCCGCCTTCTGCCGTGGACATGGGAGGCAACGTGAATGTCTTTGATTTCATGGTCGACAACCCCACGCCAACCGCTTCCAATGTTTCGCTTCCCCTTCCCGTCCCTACTCAGGTTCCAGCAAACGAGGAGATGTCCCTCGTGCGGTTTGACCCGGAGGCCAACGGCGGCGACAACTTCGAAGACCATGCCCTCATTCACGAAGAAAATGGTGCTGTAGCCTTGAACCAGTTCCAGACACCCGCGCCAAAACAGCCCCGGAGAAAGACCAAGGACAGCGAAAGTAGCGTtaagaaagacaagaagcGCAAGAGACTACACATCGAAACCGACCAGGTCATGATCGATGCCCCACCAGTAATGCACTCCGGGTTGACTGGTGGCTTGAAGGGTCTTATGAGCAGGTCGTCCGTattcccaccatctccagacTATTCTGGAGACAATATTGCGACACCAGCAAGTCCTTTGAAGAAGACCAAGTCGTCAAAGCATCACCACAAGTCCCTTGCGCGCACGACAACCGAGTCTTTGAGCAACGGCCTGATGGCCATGATTGCCGGACCTTCCAAGACGAAGtcgtccaagaagaaggccaagaccagctccagctccaaggactccaagaagaagagttccagctccagcagcccCAAGCGCCTTGAAGGCGGCAAGGAGCCAAAGCTCCTTGAATACCGACCTGGATCCAAGGATAGCAAGGAGGGTGATGTGGCCAGTGGCCAGATGGTCATTTACAAGCCCGCCGCCGACCACTTTCTGAGCCTCGTTACCAAGGGTCCCGAGAGTGAGAAGGGATGCAGCGTCAACAAGGCACTTAAGAGGTACCACCGTGAGCGCAGCAACTCGGGCGTCAGCCTCAGCAAGTTgatggaagagaaggaatTGTTCAAGACTCTGCGGATGAAGAGGAATGACCGGGGAGAGATTGTGTTGTTTACCATTTGA
- the PEX10 gene encoding peroxisome biogenesis factor 10 (COG:O; EggNog:ENOG503NWSD; BUSCO:EOG092635ST): protein MASQPPKSQPPPPLTSSPYPYAAAPDIIRAHQKDAYFQGLLTNQISDLHRRLRGARSAHSWATETRTIGDALYLCLTTLIGNRTLGEEYCDLVQVEAPPSPPSQQQATTYPDSHIPPKPTSQPGPLLPSLSRRAGFIATSTLTPYLFTLLLPKLRSSLRRLLTTRLTTLTTRGLDTTKQGQPTSEARALRYILTHLSSLTNPAHIHAITLATFYFTGAYYSLSKRLFGLRYIFTKRIPDTPGASQNSGRGGYEVLGVLLVTQMLVRTYLHLSQQLSSSPSSNIDDIPTSSDRYIPSGPVEVSLDDNAYALNTSLLDTSAPAPQNQRSLAEIARTTHTPLVKGGTKPRYDLSDGKQMAWIKGYNPRKCTLCLEELKDPAVTSCGHVFCWECIGDWVREKPECPLCRREAMGQKILPLRMVHVH from the coding sequence ATGGCGTCACAGCCCCCCAAAtcgcagccgccgccgcctctcACAAGCTCTCCATACCCATACGCTGCCGCGCCAGACATCATCCGCGCCCACCAAAAAGACGCCTACTTCCAaggcctcctcaccaaccagaTCTCCgacctccaccgccgtctcCGCGGCGCCCGATCTGCCCACTCCTGGGCGACCGAGACCCGCACAATAGGCGATGCCCTCTACCTCTGCCTTACAACCCTAATCGGCAACCGCACGCTCGGAGAAGAATACTGCGATCTTGTCCAAGTCGAAgcgcccccctctcctccctcgcagcaacaagcaaccACCTACCCCGACTcccacatcccccccaaacccacctcccaacccggcccccttctcccctccctctcccgccgAGCAGGCTTCATTGCAACCTCAACACTAACCCCCtacctcttcaccctcctcctccccaaactccgctcctccctccgccgccttctcaccacccggctgacaaccctcaccacccgcgGCCTCGACACAACAAAACAAGGCCAACCCACCTCTGAAGCCCGCGCCCTCCGCTACATTCtaacccacctctcctccctcaccaacccagcccacATCCACGCCATCACCCTCGCAACCTTTTACTTCACCGGCGCGTATTACTCCCTCTCCAAGCGGCTCTTCGGCCTCCGCTACATCTTCACCAAGCGCATCCCCGACACCCCAGGAGCAAGCCAAAACTCTGGTCGCGGAGGCTACGAAGTGctcggcgtcctcctcgtcacccaAATGCTCGTCAGGACCtacctccacctctcccaacAActgtcttcctccccttcgtcAAATATAGACGACATCCCCACATCATCAGACCGGTACATCCCCTCCGGCCCCGTCGAAGTCTCCTTGGACGACAACGCCTacgccctcaacacctccctccttgaCACCTCGGCCCCCGCTCCCCAGAATCAGCGCTCATTGGCGGAGATTGCCAGGACGACTCACACCCCGTTGGTGAAAGGGGGGACGAAGCCGAGGTATGATCTCAGTGACGGGAAGCAAATGGCTTGGATAAAGGGTTACAATCCCAGGAAGTGCACGCTCTGtctggaggagctgaaggacCCGGCGGTGACGAGCTGCGGGCATGTGTTTTGCTGGGAGTGCATCGGGGAttgggtgagggagaagccAGAGTGTCCGTTGTgcaggagggaggcgatggGGCAGAAGATTTTGCCGCTGAGGATGGTGCATGTTCACTAG
- the ERD1 gene encoding protein-ER retention protein (EggNog:ENOG503P01T; COG:U) yields the protein MDGDPAVEPQLDAFSLAFPLPYRVAIIVILAVWGWGLNLHFLHIRRIDVPSLIRYPGRSSSAQLTHHHSTYRIASLLSSASGLSIVIFWMLTRGDPQRVIDYDWIPMTNLLVIALLFSVPLRKLSVSHHGRSRLLRTLKRVSVGGLAEAKDGKFGDILLADVLTSYAKVLADLFVCLCMFLTSNGSATARPDRGCGGDVLVPVIMAVPSAIRLRQCLIEYVRVRSAPLREATGWGGQHLANAAKYSTAFPVIVIGAMLRNQTEASPGLSRAWIAACLLNSFYSFYWDVAKDWDLTLFSDARERNSPDHPYGLRRRLLVHKPGVYYAVIALDLTLRCTWMIKLNPSLDQISNFESSIFLIQFLEVFRRWIWIFFRVETEWIRNNPVGLDAEDILLGDFQGNKYEDED from the exons ATGGACGGTGACCCGGCGGTTGAGCCGCAGCTCGATGCTTTCAGCTTGGCCTTCCCACTGCCCTACCGAGTAGCAATCATCGTGATTCTGG CCGTGTGGGGATGGGGTCTCAATCTCCATTTCCTTCACATTCGTCGAATCGATGTGCCCTCTTTGATCCGCTACCCGGGCAGGTCGAGCTCGGCCCAACTGACCCATCACCATTCGACCTACCgcatcgcctccctcctctcctccgcctctgGCCTGTCGATAGTGATCTTCTGGATGCTGACGCGAGGAGATCCTCAGCGTGTGATCGACTACGACTGGATTCCCATGACCAACCTGCTCGTTATCGCCCTGCTCTTCTCCGTCCCTCTTCGCAAACTCTCGGTATCCCACCACGGAAGAAGTCGACTCCTTAGGACTTTGAAGAGAGTTAGCGTTGGAGGTCTGGCCGAGGCAAAAGACGGAAAGTTTGGGGACATCCTGCTTGCCGATGTGCTCACCAGCTATGCCAAAGTGCTGGCCGATCTCTTTGTCTGTCTTTGCATGTTCCTCACTAGCAATGGTTCTGCTACCGCCAGACCGGATCGGGGCTGCGGAGGTGATGTTCTTGTCCCCGTGATAATGGCTGTTCCAAGCGCCATTCGACTCAGGCAATGTCTGATCGAGTACGTTCGTGTTCGGAGCGCTCCTTTGAGAGAGGCTACAGGGTGGGGTGGTCAACACTTGGCCAACGCCGCAAAGTACTCAACTGCTTTCCCAGTCATTGTCATCGGTGCCATGCTGAGGAATCAGACCGAGGCTTCACCTGGCCTGTCCCGTGCGTGGATTGCCGCTTGTCTGTTGAATTCCTTCTACAGTTTTTACTGGGATGTTGCCAAGGATTGGGATCTGACTCTCTTTTCTGATGCACGGGAAAGAAACTCTCCCGACCATCCGTacgggttgaggaggaggttatTGGTGCATAAACCAGGGGTTTACTACGCTGTTATTGCGTTGGACCTGACTTTGCGGTGCACCTGGATGATCAAGCTGAACCCCAGTCTTGACCAAATCAGCAACTTTGAAAGTTCCATCTTTCTCATTCAGTTTCTAGAGGTGTTTAGGCGCTGGATATGGATTTTCTTCCGGGTTGAGACGGAATGGATTAGGAACAACCCAGTTGGGCTGGACGCTGAGGATATTCTTCTGGGAGACTTTCAAGGAAACAAGTACGAAGACGAGGACTGA
- the PCD1_1 gene encoding 8-oxo-dGTP diphosphatase (COG:L; EggNog:ENOG503NXJP), protein MTSTLMVSEPHQSDRQDPQQQEEDLISTPAQPGQEETKTVVQGLQDSPSLSPTALDTQQEESEREEDEGAYYWKRETMAPLNAVSAAAVARLRAFKPPPFPLWDRLPVSRRAAVLLLLYADRKGDLRVVITMRAATLRSFSGGLL, encoded by the exons ATGACCAGCACGTTGATGGTCTCTGAGCCTCATCAGTCAGATCGACAagacccccaacaacaagaagaagatctcATTTCTACTCCAGCCCAACCAGGCCAGGAAGAAACAAAGACGGTAGTTCAGGGGTTGCAGGATTCACCGAGTTTGAGTCCCACCGCTTTAGATACTCAACAGGAAGAAagtgagagggaggaagacgagggggCGTATTACTGGAAAAGGGAGACCATGGCGCCGTTGAATGCTGTTTCTGCT GCGGCGGTTGCGAGGCTGAGGGCGTTCAAGCCGCCTCCTTTTCCGTTGTGGGATCGGTTGCCTGTCAGTAGAcgggcggcggtgttgttgctgttgtatGCGGACCGGAAGGGGgatttgagggtggtgataaCGATGAGGGCGGCGACGTTGAGGAGTTTTTCTGGTGGGTTGCTGTGA
- the PCD1_2 gene encoding 8-oxo-dGTP diphosphatase (COG:L; EggNog:ENOG503NXJP), protein MECVVDFYVPGHAALPGGKADTINETPYQIARREAYEEIGLPLDNTHLPPPFTIEHLCYLPANLARTELVVRPVVALLHTSPPSSTATSPQSNPVSPQPNPTITAEDSLIPRLDAKEVAAVFSAPFHNFLRSTDEPGHEKVEGEWYNGSWTEWHEEPWRMHFFYVPVTNQRVTKPKIREGGLASLAEDHSPDEEPVEEEKRYKVWGMTARILVDAATIAYGEKPEFEHNSHFGDERIIEGLERLGRLGEKKRRGSTVTKEDVKKAGEIMTKKEEGSKM, encoded by the exons ATGGAATGTGTGGTTGACTTCTATGTACCAGGTCATGCAGCATTGCCAGGTGGGAAGGCGGACACCATCAACGAGACACCCT ACCAAATCGCCCGCCGCGAAGCCTACGAAGAAATCGGCCTCCCCCTcgacaacacccacctccccccacccttcACAATCGAACACCTCTGCTacctccccgccaacctcgcccgcACCGAGCTCGTCGTCCGCCCCGTCGTCGCCCTCCTgcacacctcccccccttcctccaccgccacctccccccagtcAAACCCCGTCTCCCCGCAGCCCAACCCAACAATCACCGCTGAAGACTCCCTAATCCCGCGACTCGACGCCAAAGAAGTCGCCGCCGTGTTCTCCGCCCCGTTTCACAACTTCCTCAGGTCAACCGATGAACCTGGTCACGAAAAGGTAGAAGGGGAGTGGTATAATGGCTCCTGGACGGAATGGCACGAGGAGCCCTGGCGGATGCACTTTTTTTATGTCCCGGTCACTAACCAGAGGGTTACTAAACCTAAAATTCGTGAGGGGGGTTTGGCATCACTGGCTGAAGATCACAGCCCTGATGAGGAGCCagtggaagaggaaaagcGGTACAAAGTCTGGGGGATGACCGCTCGGATTCTGGTGGATGCGGCCACGATTGCGTATGGGGAGAAGCCAGAGTTTGAACATAACAGTCATTTTGGAGATGAGAGGATCATTGAGGGATTGGAAAGGTTGGGGAggctgggggagaagaagagacggGGGAGTACAGTCACCAAAGAGGATGTGAAGAAGGCGGGGGAGATTATGACCAAGAAAGAGGAAGGCAGTAAGATGTGA
- the CTR2 gene encoding copper transpport protein (COG:P; EggNog:ENOG503P7A9): MDHSHHDHSHHEMMDHSAHMGHGDHGGDGQNMCNMNMLFTWDTNNLCIVFRQWHISSNFSLFVSLLAIVALGAGYEALREAIRRYEAAVTRRANSVPREIESRYQDEEDHEQDAETAPFFGAVITGQNRDEVTKRAHIIKSVLYAVQNFYAFMIMLIFMTYNGWVMLACSFGAGLGYLLFGGQTTVAKETACH, from the exons ATGGATCACTCTCACCACGACCACTCCCATCACGAAATGATGGACCACTCGGCTCACATGGGCCACGGTGATCACGGCGGTGATGGCCAAAACATGTGCAACATGAAC ATGCTCTTCACCTGGGATACCAACAACCTCTGCATCGTCTTCCGCCAATGGcacatctcctccaactttTCCCTCttcgtctccctcctcgccatcgtcgCCCTCGGCGCCGGCTACGAAGCCCTCCGTGAAGCCATTCGTCGCTATGAAGCCGCAGTCACCAGACGGGCCAACTCCGTCCCTC GAGAAATCGAGTCTCGATATCAAGACGAGGAAGATCATGAACAAGATGCTGAGACAGCCCCCTTCTTTGGCGCTGTGATTACAGGCCAGAACAGAGACGAGGTCACCAAGCGGGCGCACATCATCAAGAGTGTCTTGTATGCGGTGCAGAACTTTTATGCTTTTATGATCAT GCTCATCTTCATGACTTACAACGGCTGGGTCATGCTCGCCTGCTCCTTTGGCGCCGGCCTCGGATACCTCTTGTTTGGCGGTCAGACCACCGTAGCAAAGGAGACAGCCTGCCATTAA